The Mangrovibacillus cuniculi sequence ACTCCGGGTATTCCTGAATCTTTACTCATTGGGTCTCTTAAGCCTTTTAAGCTGGACACACCGTATAATCTAGGATTTTGAATTCCTAGAGTCGCTAATTCTTTTCTGACGTATGAAATAACTTGTTCTTTTTCTTCTTCTGATTCAGCTAGGTCAATGGCATTGACCAAAAAGAACATCTTGTCATGTTCAAAGGCACTTTTCACCCTACCTAACTGTGCCAAAAAGGCCCGGTCTGCCTTAGCAAAAGCATGGTGATAGTAGGTTACATATAGGATGATATCCGCTTCTTTCATATAATTAAAGGCAACATTGGTGTGTCTAGCATGAATACTATCTGCACCCGGTGTATCAATCAAGGTAACACCTAGGTCTGATAAGAAACTTTGAATGTAGAGAGTTACTTCTTTTACAAACATCGATTTTTCTTCTTGCGCAATCCAGCTATGACACTCTTTGACAGTTGTTGCTAATTGTTGCCCTAATTTATCGCGTACAAAAGTGATAGATGATTGGAATTGCTCTAAAAACTTTTGGTCATCATCTGAAAAAGAAGACTGATTTAAGTCGTTATTGATCCATTCTTCTAACGTTGACATATTTCTAGACAAACGACTGTTCAATTCATTTACTAAGTCTTGTTCGGTCTTCCACTTAACAACCCCTGTGTTGTGCTTAAATTCATTAGTTGGTGGAGCTATTGAAGTAATAGTCGCTGTCATTGGGTTTGGAGAAGAAGGCAAGAACCATTCTCCTAGTAACGCATTAGCTAAAGAAGATTTCCCAGCACTAAAAGCTCCAAATAGCACAATTTTCAGTTGCTTCTTTTGTTTTTCCTGTAATACATCTTTTATTTTATTTGTTATACCATCTAAATAAGGATATTGTTCTGCTACTTGGAGGAACTTTTCTATTCCTGTAACTTTTTCGAAATTTTCTTTATCATTTAGCTCAAAACTTGTAAGTACATTTTCTTCTCCAATCATTTTTGAAGGAGTGTTATGTTGTGCTACCATACTAATCGGATTTCTAGGATCTTCTACTATAACATCTAATACGACTTCTTTATTTTTTTTGTGATCATCAAGTTTACACTCTAACATAGTTATTTTGGAATTAAACTCTTCTACTTTACTCTCATACTTTTTTTGCTTTTCATTCACAAACTTAAGATCTGCTTGATTTACTAATAGATGATTTTCTTGCCATGCAACCCAAAATTCCCGGATGAATAACCTAACCTTACTTTTAATTAATTCTTCTATTTGCGACGTCACTTGTAATAAAAATTCTCCAGTTACGTCTGCTTGTTCTTTACAAAACGATTCAAGTTCTTGTATGGAGATACGGAAATCTACTTGATCTATCTTAAGACGAAAACTTTCTTTCGTTTCTGGGAATACATCAAAAATTGACTCTAACTTGTTTTTTACATGCCACTCTAGTTTTTTCTGAGTTTCTTCATTCAACAAATGATGACATTCTACTAACCTACTATCTTGTTCATGCTTTACTTTTTTCTTGGTAGAAAAGAAACCTATTTTGAAACCCGTAGTATATGTTTCTAGTAAGCTTCTAATGTTCTCTCGTATCGAAAATGGCATAAGGTTTATGTCCTTAACACCCTTTATCCACTCATTTACAGAATCCTTTTCAAATTGCTCCATTCGTTCACTTACTTTACGATGATTCTCAAGTAATGCTTTTTCCGCATCAGATAAGCTACTTTCTTCTGTATAGTTATTTCGTTCTTCTATTAGTTGCATTTTTTCAACGTTTAACCATTCTTCATGTTGATCTCTTAACTGTTTAATAGACCTTAGTTCCGCAGAATTTTGAGCATGTAGTTCTTTGTACAACCCCTTAAGGTGCTTCTCGAAAACTTGCCATTCCGCCTGAAAATCTTCTTGATTTTTTGCAGAAATAAAGTAAACAGAATCTTCTCTCACCCCATACGCTTGAACCATCTCTTTGACACCAAATGCAAATTCATTAAAAGAAATCTCTTCTTCTACATGTTTATCCATTTGATTGACCACAAACGTAACCGGAATACCTAATTGTTGGATCGAATCAAGGAACTGATGATTTACTTCAGATAAAACATGATTATAATCCGTCACATACACAATGTGGTCTACAAGGTGTAAACTTCCTTCTGTTAACTCTTGATGAGCTGCGTCCGTAGAGTCTACCCCTGGCGTATCTAAAACCACTACCCCTTTTGGAATAGCGATATTAGGAGAAGAAATCTCCATTTGAACGATTTCCTCTCCGTCTTTTGCTAATTCTGAGATAGACAAAAACGAAGAAGAAGGAAGCTCATATCTCTCAGAATCCCTATTTATAAAAGTTAACTTTTCGACGTCTTGATTCCTCAGTAAAACGATATTAGCGCTAGTTGGAATCGGACTTGAAGGTAGCCAGTTTCCGTCTAATATTTTGTTTAAAACGGTGGATTTCCCTGCTGAGAAATGACCGCAAAATGCTATATACTTTTCATTACTGAAAAATTTATCCTTTAACTCAAAAGCCCTTTGAACTCGAGTAGTGTCCCCATTTTGATAAAAAGATTTAATAGTAACTTCTATTGTTTGTGAAGTTTGTTGTTTTACAACCATCCTAATACGTCCCCTTTTTACTTATCGACATCTCCCTACATTTTACCTTATGCTTTCCTTATTGTTAATGATGATTTTCGAAGGTTAGCGCAAATATGAAAACGAATGCATTTCTTCCAAAATGCATCCGTTTGGTAAATGTAATCAATATGCGTTAATGATCATCTTTCTACATCTGGAGGTAGTAATACACCTTTAAATTTTGATTTCATTTCTTCTTCATAATTCGTTATTGCCATTAACGCTTTTTCTTCTTCTTGGATACGAATCGTTAAAATAATTTGATTCAAAATAGCGAATAGAAATAGAGTGACAAAAGCATTAAAAGCTAAAGGTATAATGATTAATTCCATCGTTACTATGACATAGTTTGGATGTCTTACAAACCGATAAGGGCCTTTAGACACTACTTTTGCATTAGGAAGTACAATGATTTTGGTATTCCAATATTTACCTAAAGATGTAAGGACCCAAATACGTGCCATTTGTGTAAGGATGAATAAACTTATCCAAATTGGCCATAGAGAACTCATAGTTGGTTCCAACCATAAACCTTCCGTGATTAAACAAACAAAGAAGGCTGTGTGCATTAACACCATTAAGCGGTAATGCGATTGGCCGAATTCTCTAGCTCCCTGACTCTTCATCCACTTTTCATTACTTTTAGCAATCGCTACTTCTACAAGCCTTTGAATAATAATTACTACTAAAAAAACTATTGCCCAGATCATTTGCACCACTCCACTAAACTTAATTCAGAAGAAAAGCCTGGTCCTAATGCTGCTGCAATTCCTTTCGTTCCTTCCCCATACTTTTGTTCCATAATATCCTCCAACACATATAAAATCGTACAAGATGACATATTTCCATAATTTGATAGTATTTTTTGTGAAGAGTGCAACAGGGACTCTTCTACATCTAATGATTCACGATATGCATCCATGACTTTTTTACCTCCCGGATGTGCGATAAGGGTATCAATTTCAGAAAAGTTCCATTGCTTTTTATGTAACAGTTCTTCTATGTTAGGTCTTAACCACTTCTTAATAATGGAAGGGATATCTCTAGAGAAAATAACATGGAGGCCCTCATCTCCTATCTTCCAGCCCATGACATCCATAGAATTAGGCATTAGGTTAGATTGTGATTCCAATACAAAAGGAACTGGGTTTTTGGTACGCTTTTTGTTCTCCCTACCTGTCATTAATACTGTCGCTGCTCCATCTGAGAATAAAGAGGAACCAATGAAGTTACTTTTGGAGGTGTCATTTTTCATAAAAGTTAAACTACACAATTCTACTGAGCAAACTAATACTGCAGCTTCTGGAAAAGCTAAACAGTACTCTCTCGCCCTCGCTAAACCAGCAGCTCCTCCAGCACAGCCAAGGCCCCAAATAGGTATCCTCTTTGTAGTAGGAGAAAAAGGCAATTCATTCATTATATGTGCATCTAGCGATGGTGTTGCAAAACCAGTAGTAGAAATCATGAAGATTGCATCAATATCCGTCAAGTCAACGTTTACACCGCAAACTTCTGCTTTTTGGAAGCATTTTTCTATCGATTTCTTTAAAAATTCCACAGATTTTTTGATATACAAATCGTTTTTTTCAGATAAGCTATGATCTTCTCCATACCATTCCATTGGCATAGAAATAGCTCTAGACTTTATTTCGCCGTTTTGAAATACAGATAGTAGTCTTTCGATATCATCAAATGAGTCAGAAAATAATTCTTTCGCAAATTTCTTTGATTCTTCTTGTGAAATCTTATATGGCAATTCTGCAATACCTACCGCTTGGATAAAGCCCATATTTTCCGCTCCTATCAACTGAGTTACTGATTAGGTTTACCTACAGCAGCTACTTTTATGTGAAGAAACACTCACAATAAGGCAGAAGGCCCAAATTATCAAAAAATTTTATCCAATACAGGAAAAAAGTATGGTATTCTAAAAGTAGACAAAATGTTGGAGGATTCGACAATGACTCTAAATAAAACCATAACGGAAATCGTAAACGGAACTATTGAATCTATTAACACGTTAGTTGCGTCGGAAACGAAAATCGGAAAATTGGCGTTAATTACAGAACCTTATCCACATGATGGAATTGGTGTGTTAATTGGAATGACCGGAGACATTAGAGGAAGAGTTTTAATTGATGGAAAGCCAGAAATGTTTTCATCTATTGGACAAGCAATGTTCGGCATGCCTATAGAAGGAGAAATGTTAGAGTCTTTCTCAGGGGAATTAGGTAATATGCTAGCTGGTAATCTAGCTACTAATCTTTCTGCCAAAGGTTTAGTGATGGATATAACTCCTCCAACCGTTCTAGTAGGACAGTCTAAGGTGTATGGTTTTGATAAAGCTGTTAGATTACCAGTAGAGTTAACTGGTTTAGGTGAATTAAAAATCGTCTTAATGATTGATATGGACTTAAAATGATGCAAAAAAAGAGCTGGCACAAAATGTGACCCAACTCTTTTTTTTATACTTTACTCTGTTATTTGATAAACTCTTTTATATTTAGCTTTTAGATAGTCCACCAAGTATTGAGCATTTAATTCTTCTCCCGTCACCTCTTTTAAAATTTCAAGAGGCTGCTTTAATTTTCCGTGCTGATGAATTTTCTCTGTTAACCATTCTCTAATTGGTTTCGTATCCCCATTCAATAACAGTTCATCGTATTCAGGGATATCTTTATCCATCGCCACTTTTATTTGCGCTGCATACATGTAACCTAGAGCATAAGAAGGGAAATATCCGAAAGATCCACCTGACCAATGAACATCTTGAAGTACTCCTTCACCATCATGTTCTGGTACTACACCTAAATACTCTTTGTACTTCGCATTCCAT is a genomic window containing:
- a CDS encoding chemotaxis protein CheX; its protein translation is MTLNKTITEIVNGTIESINTLVASETKIGKLALITEPYPHDGIGVLIGMTGDIRGRVLIDGKPEMFSSIGQAMFGMPIEGEMLESFSGELGNMLAGNLATNLSAKGLVMDITPPTVLVGQSKVYGFDKAVRLPVELTGLGELKIVLMIDMDLK
- a CDS encoding type III polyketide synthase: MGFIQAVGIAELPYKISQEESKKFAKELFSDSFDDIERLLSVFQNGEIKSRAISMPMEWYGEDHSLSEKNDLYIKKSVEFLKKSIEKCFQKAEVCGVNVDLTDIDAIFMISTTGFATPSLDAHIMNELPFSPTTKRIPIWGLGCAGGAAGLARAREYCLAFPEAAVLVCSVELCSLTFMKNDTSKSNFIGSSLFSDGAATVLMTGRENKKRTKNPVPFVLESQSNLMPNSMDVMGWKIGDEGLHVIFSRDIPSIIKKWLRPNIEELLHKKQWNFSEIDTLIAHPGGKKVMDAYRESLDVEESLLHSSQKILSNYGNMSSCTILYVLEDIMEQKYGEGTKGIAAALGPGFSSELSLVEWCK
- a CDS encoding isoprenylcysteine carboxyl methyltransferase family protein, producing MIWAIVFLVVIIIQRLVEVAIAKSNEKWMKSQGAREFGQSHYRLMVLMHTAFFVCLITEGLWLEPTMSSLWPIWISLFILTQMARIWVLTSLGKYWNTKIIVLPNAKVVSKGPYRFVRHPNYVIVTMELIIIPLAFNAFVTLFLFAILNQIILTIRIQEEEKALMAITNYEEEMKSKFKGVLLPPDVER
- a CDS encoding dynamin family protein; its protein translation is MVVKQQTSQTIEVTIKSFYQNGDTTRVQRAFELKDKFFSNEKYIAFCGHFSAGKSTVLNKILDGNWLPSSPIPTSANIVLLRNQDVEKLTFINRDSERYELPSSSFLSISELAKDGEEIVQMEISSPNIAIPKGVVVLDTPGVDSTDAAHQELTEGSLHLVDHIVYVTDYNHVLSEVNHQFLDSIQQLGIPVTFVVNQMDKHVEEEISFNEFAFGVKEMVQAYGVREDSVYFISAKNQEDFQAEWQVFEKHLKGLYKELHAQNSAELRSIKQLRDQHEEWLNVEKMQLIEERNNYTEESSLSDAEKALLENHRKVSERMEQFEKDSVNEWIKGVKDINLMPFSIRENIRSLLETYTTGFKIGFFSTKKKVKHEQDSRLVECHHLLNEETQKKLEWHVKNKLESIFDVFPETKESFRLKIDQVDFRISIQELESFCKEQADVTGEFLLQVTSQIEELIKSKVRLFIREFWVAWQENHLLVNQADLKFVNEKQKKYESKVEEFNSKITMLECKLDDHKKNKEVVLDVIVEDPRNPISMVAQHNTPSKMIGEENVLTSFELNDKENFEKVTGIEKFLQVAEQYPYLDGITNKIKDVLQEKQKKQLKIVLFGAFSAGKSSLANALLGEWFLPSSPNPMTATITSIAPPTNEFKHNTGVVKWKTEQDLVNELNSRLSRNMSTLEEWINNDLNQSSFSDDDQKFLEQFQSSITFVRDKLGQQLATTVKECHSWIAQEEKSMFVKEVTLYIQSFLSDLGVTLIDTPGADSIHARHTNVAFNYMKEADIILYVTYYHHAFAKADRAFLAQLGRVKSAFEHDKMFFLVNAIDLAESEEEKEQVISYVRKELATLGIQNPRLYGVSSLKGLRDPMSKDSGIPGVKGILTDFIQNDLASVYERALVSLVREAERLTLIEQEWSNKSKEEKQNAFIERESNMQETVNMLNEMEVSYGASVKRELHELLHYVHQRISLAMNDYFKESFNPAALKVRDKALLQEALEEWITSISFLLEEEIRATILRVEKQIKRSDQQVKDQMKMELHSTIPWYTYTWNGKKEWESPEVFADSSWWNKQELQPALRHFRSAQSFFVKGEKEKMLDELQTIGSKQVRNQLEWWENQLYNWYSRQWETSHQEWIDVLKIDINDQFMVSKQDQKTISYTQLLEVIKKMAT